The Leishmania mexicana MHOM/GT/2001/U1103 complete genome, chromosome 32 genome has a window encoding:
- a CDS encoding putative small GTP-binding protein Rab18 yields the protein MGSTTGADKTIKVLLIGDSGVGKSSLLLSFTTGAFDENISSTIGIDFKVKKVDVVDAHTGGKTTVNLQLWDTAGQERFRTLTSSYYRGAQAVVLVYDVNDPQSFHGLKKWLDEANSYCRRDEAESSSMVFLLIGNKTDLCPDENSMPLPRSTAQGFAQQNNMLFALTSAKTRIGVAQAFDEVARSVYDKLQDLEQYERRRITNLNDGGNNGAGQGCC from the coding sequence ATGGGATCTACCACAGGAGCGGACAAGACCATCAAGGTCCTCCTCatcggcgacagcggcgtggGTAAGTCCTCcctgctgctctccttcaCCACTGGGGCCTTTGACGAGAATATTTCGTCGACCATCGGCATTGATTTCAAGGTGAAGAAGGTGGACGTTGTAGATGCCCACACGGGCGGCAAGACGACCGTGAACCTGCAGCTATGGGATACGGCAGGACAGGAGCGCTTCCGTACCTTGACCAGCTCCTACTATCGCGGTGCGCAGGCTGTTGTGCTCGTCTACGATGTTAACGATCCGCAGTCTTTCCACGGGCTCAAGAAGTGGCTCGATGAAGCGAATAGCTATTGCCGCCgtgacgaggcggagagTAGCAGTATGGTGTTCCTGCTGATCGGCAACAAGACGGACCTGTGCCCTGATGAGAACtcgatgccgctgccccgCTCGACTGCGCAGGGGTTTGCCCAACAGAACAACATGCTGTTTGCCCTCACCTCTGCTAAGACACGGATcggggtggcgcaggcaTTTGACGAGGTGGCGCGTAGTGTGTATGATAAGTTGCAGGACTTGGAGCAGTACGAGCGACGTCGGATCACGAACTTGAACGATGGCGGCAACAACGGCGCTGGACAGGGCTGCTGCTAG